CTCACACCAAGTTCTCTTCAGGTCTTTTCCCAGCCTTTTAACTTTCAGAGGTTCTCCTAGTAGGGATCTCTGTTCCCAGAGCAACCACGTGGACTAACTGTAGAAATGAACAATACTACAAAGGAAGACCACCCCCAGTGAGGCCCTGCAGTCCCCATCTCCAGCTGCAGTCAAGAGAGGCTTGGTtccagggcttctgggtggctcagtgggttaaaagTGTATGACTCAATAGCttggatcttgatctcagggtcatgagttcaggtctcgcattgggctccgcactgggcatggagcctctttaaaaagaattttaaaaaattatttaaaaaaaaaaaaaaagcttggttCTTTGTCCAGAAACAATGCTCACCCCACACCCCAAAGGAATTGCTTGGTCCAAAAGATGGAGAAGATGAGCAACAGAGTAACACTGAGGATAACAGCCATCAGGTAAGCAAAGATCCGGAACTGAGGGTTGCGGAAACACTCCCTCGGAGAGTAGTGGCTGGGGATGGGAACGGGCAGAGACCTGGTGGCAGGGCCCATGTCCTGGGGGGGCCCAGTTTGGCTCCCGGGCTCAGGGCCTAGGTCCAGCGTATAGACCCGGGGCTGGCGCAGGAAGTAGCGGCTCTTGGGCTGGTCCTTGAGACAGAGCTGGTGGCCTTCCAGGATGACGTGGTGGGGCTCCAGGCGAAGCAGGGTGAGCACGGCAGTGTCCGTGGGCAAGTCCGTGACGGGCTGCCCAGAGGCCAGCACGGTGGGCTGGCGACAGAGTGGGCACAGCAGCCGGCGCCGGGCTGGAGTCACCAGGCTGAGGTGGGCCAGGCATTCCACGCAGAAGGAGTGACAACAGTCCAGCACCTTGGGGGTGTGAAATGTGTTGTTGAAGGGGTTCCAGCAGACAGGGCACTCGGGCTCCTGGCCCTGCCGCTCCGCCATCCTCAGGTCAGACACGGGCGGCCtggcagaaagggaaaaggagcaaAGGGACACCCGTGGAGCTCCATCCCGGTGCCTGGTCCTAGGCTACGGGATCTGCGCGTTGTTAAAAGATACGGTCACccacatttcacagatgaaaaaccTCGTTTCAAACCATGGAGCAACCTGGCCCCCATCACCCAGTTCCCACGCTGCAGAGTTGAGTGGTGCTCCTGCAGCGACGCCCCAGCAGGGCAAAGGCCCGAGGCACCCCCCATTAATGAGCTGCCACTGACCGAGGCTGCCCCCCGCTTGGGAAGTGGAAACAATGCTCCTTGCGCTCCGTGGCACTGCCCTGGACTCCTCGGActccagggagagggagggagccggTCTGTGGTCTGTGTTGTGGGGCAGAGATGGCCTCTGTGACCTCCCTGGTCTGCCCCTCGTCTGGGGACAAATGCCAGGCCGTCTTTCCCTCCTCCCATGGGGCTACAGGGCCAACCCTCCAGAGCCCACCTGCCCGGTCTTTGGGGGGCAAAGAGTGGTCCTGGCAAGGCTTTTCCCCTCGACCTGGGAGCTTGGCGAGGCTCCCTTGCCCGGGTCCCCAGATCAGCCCTTCAGGAGCGTCCCAATACGTGGCCTCCCCTCTGgctgctcctccctccttttGTCCCCGGAGACCGCAGGGCACCCACCTGGGCTTCCTGGGGACGGGGGTGGTCAGGCTGCCCGACAGACCCGAGGCTCCGTCTCTCCCTCTCCAGAGTCCACAGAGCTTTGGGAGCCCGCCTCCTCTCCACCAGCCACCAACCCCGGGGCCTGTCTCCATGGCAGCACACACGCAGCACCTGCAGCTGCCAGGTGGCCCGGGGTTGCAGCCTCCTGAGCGCACCTGCCTGCAGCAAAGGCCACAGAGCTTGCCTGGGCTcgggctggggagtggggaccagagttcccCCAGGGCGTGGCGAACAACCAACCCTGGAAGCCAAACATCTGCGAGATTGTGGGCGGTCTCTTCAAGCCCTGGGATCTATGGCCTGGGAAGGTAGGGGCGGCAGGTGCCTTCGAGACTGCGGAGACAGTAAGCGAACCTCTGGGCTTCTCTCCTGGGccctcatttcttttctcaaatgGCTAAAGCCTCCTCTTCACACAAAGAGGCTGCCTACCCTGCACTTCACCCACCGCACAGCCTAAAACCTCTGCACCCCAGACTCagcaaatttgtttatttttaagcaacATCTACACCcaccgtggggcttgaactcaggaccccgagatcgaGAATCGCATggtcctccaactgagccagccaggcctcccCTTTCCCTGATCATCTGCCCAAAGAGCTGCAACCACACAAGTCTTGCTGCCATCTCCGTTCTTAGAACACAATCGGCCTGGCTAGCAGTGACCCTCCGAGGTCTGAGAGTCCAAAGGGGGCCATCTCACCACCCTTGGGGCCTTAAAAGGGGGAGTCAGGCAGGAGGAGAGCTCCAGGCCCACTTCCCCATTTCAACCAGAAATATCTAGCTTTTCTCCTATCGATCACCTAACTTGAAGAGTTGAGctgctgaggggaaaaaaaaaaaagcttaaaaaccaCTTCTCCATCCTAACCactcactttgcagatgggaGGCAAGAAGTGACTCAGCCAAGGTGCCCCAGCCAGGCAGTGGTATTGCCTGCTCAGGTGTGTCATGAACTACATGGGAAGTGTCTGCATCCCCTCGGGAGAGTCCCCACcatgagtctctctctctctgtctctctctctctctctctctctctcaggaatccCAGGGCTTGGGGGAACCAAGGCTTACTCGTGCCCCTCATATGGCACCGACTGAGTTGAAACCAGATGCAAAACCTGCTTATGCTCTCATGGCCACGGCTTCCTGGTTTTCTCCTAGACTCCTGTCACTGCTCACgtagggaagaggaaaggaaggtagGCAAAAGGAGGAGGGAACTCCTCTGGCctgagctgggagtctgctgAGGATCCTTACCTACGAAGGCCTTCTTCTG
Above is a window of Canis lupus baileyi chromosome 10, mCanLup2.hap1, whole genome shotgun sequence DNA encoding:
- the RNF183 gene encoding E3 ubiquitin-protein ligase RNF183 isoform X2; translation: METGPGVGGWWRGGGLPKLCGLWRGRDGASGLSGSLTTPVPRKPRPPVSDLRMAERQGQEPECPVCWNPFNNTFHTPKVLDCCHSFCVECLAHLSLVTPARRRLLCPLCRQPTVLASGQPVTDLPTDTAVLTLLRLEPHHVILEGHQLCLKDQPKSRYFLRQPRVYTLDLGPEPGSQTGPPQDMGPATRSLPVPIPSHYSPRECFRNPQFRIFAYLMAVILSVTLLLIFSIFWTKQFLWGVG
- the RNF183 gene encoding E3 ubiquitin-protein ligase RNF183 isoform X1, with translation MDAWSTEEGLRRQVRSGGCNPGPPGSCRCCVCAAMETGPGVGGWWRGGGLPKLCGLWRGRDGASGLSGSLTTPVPRKPRPPVSDLRMAERQGQEPECPVCWNPFNNTFHTPKVLDCCHSFCVECLAHLSLVTPARRRLLCPLCRQPTVLASGQPVTDLPTDTAVLTLLRLEPHHVILEGHQLCLKDQPKSRYFLRQPRVYTLDLGPEPGSQTGPPQDMGPATRSLPVPIPSHYSPRECFRNPQFRIFAYLMAVILSVTLLLIFSIFWTKQFLWGVG
- the RNF183 gene encoding E3 ubiquitin-protein ligase RNF183 isoform X3, translating into MDAWSTEEGLRRPPVSDLRMAERQGQEPECPVCWNPFNNTFHTPKVLDCCHSFCVECLAHLSLVTPARRRLLCPLCRQPTVLASGQPVTDLPTDTAVLTLLRLEPHHVILEGHQLCLKDQPKSRYFLRQPRVYTLDLGPEPGSQTGPPQDMGPATRSLPVPIPSHYSPRECFRNPQFRIFAYLMAVILSVTLLLIFSIFWTKQFLWGVG
- the RNF183 gene encoding E3 ubiquitin-protein ligase RNF183 isoform X4, which gives rise to MAERQGQEPECPVCWNPFNNTFHTPKVLDCCHSFCVECLAHLSLVTPARRRLLCPLCRQPTVLASGQPVTDLPTDTAVLTLLRLEPHHVILEGHQLCLKDQPKSRYFLRQPRVYTLDLGPEPGSQTGPPQDMGPATRSLPVPIPSHYSPRECFRNPQFRIFAYLMAVILSVTLLLIFSIFWTKQFLWGVG